The proteins below come from a single Cryptococcus neoformans var. neoformans JEC21 chromosome 14 sequence genomic window:
- a CDS encoding glutathione peroxidase, putative: protein MSDIYSYSVEFPKSTLPLSDLKGKTLLFVNVASKCGLTPQYKDLQALHEKYGDKGLAIIGFPCNQFKAQEPGTDDEVLQFCQVNYGVTFPIAKKGDVNGENTQPIWKYLKENAEPPVSDIDWNFSKFLVKDGKITWFPARSTKVSDVEAAL, encoded by the exons ATGTCTGATATCTACTCTTACTCT GTTGAGTTTCCCAAGTCCACTCTTCCCCTTAGTGACCTGAAGGGCAAGACTCTCTTGTTCGTCAACGTTGCGAGCAAGTGCG GTTTGACTCCTCAGTACAAGGATCTTCAAGCTTTGCACGAGAAGTACGGTGATAAGGGGCTGGCGATCATTGGTTTCCCTTGCAACCAG TTTAAGGCTCAAGAGCCTGGGACCGATGATGAGGTTCTTCAGTTCTGTCAAGTCAACTATGGAGTGACTTTCCCTATTGCTAAGAAG GGCGACGTTAATGGCGAAAACACTCAGCCTATCTGGAAATACCTCAAAGAGAATGCCGAGCCCCCTGTCTCTGACATCGACTGG AACTTTTCCAAGTTCCTTGtcaaggatggaaagatcACTTGGTTCCCTGCCCGAAGCACCAAGGTT AGCGATGTTGAGGCTGCTCTTTGA
- a CDS encoding RNA binding protein, putative, whose translation MAEVQAPPPAMNPEQTQSPLAEQIPAENGDAEVKAEEGAKQAQEEGEEDPNKIPDNACETLYLQNLNEKVRIPVMKETLYNLFKPYRPLQPIIAHHNIRMRGQAFVSFSDIESANEARKDVNEFPLYGKSIQIKFAKGLSDSIVKRKGDEKEFEEHTKRRLEEKKLKRKNNPLRQKAQAKLRADTTAGTAGPAAKKQRLQMPDEYLPPNSVLFVQNLPDGTTSEDLREVFEVHPGLIEIRTIPAKKDIAFVEFADEGAATIAKDALHNFKIDGETKMKVTYARK comes from the exons ATGGCTGAAGTAcaagctcctcctccagcgATGAACCCAGAACAAACACAATCGCCCCTTGCAGAGCAAATACCAGCAGAGAATGGAGATGCAGAAGTCAaggcggaggaaggggcTAAGCAAGcacaagaagagggagaggaagacccCAATAAAATTCCTGACAATGCTTGTGAAACGCTTTATCTTCAAAATTTGAACGAGAAGGTCCGGATACCAG tgatgaaggagacTTTGTATAATCTCTTTAAGCCTTACCGTCCTTTGCAACCAATCATTGCTCACCACAACATTCGTATGCGAGGACAAGCatttgtttctttttcgGACATCGAAAGTGCGAATGaggcgaggaaggatgTTAACGAGTTCCCATTGTACGGAAAGTCCATC CAAATAAAGTTTGCTAAAGGGTTGTCAGATAGCATTGTGAAGCGCAAGGGAGATGAAAAAGAGTTTGAAGAGCACACCAAGAGAAGGTtagaagagaaga AGCTCAAACGAAAGAATAACCCTCTCCGCCAGAAGGCTCAAGCCAAACTTCGCGCCGACACTACCGCGGGCACAGCCGGCCCAGCAGCCAAGAAACAACGTCTCCAAATGCCCGACGAGTACCTCCCTCCCAACTCTGTCTTATTCGTCCAAAATCTTCCCGATGGTACTACATCTGAAGATCTCCGAGAAGTATTTGAGGTCCACCCCGGTTTGATTGAGATTAGGACTATTCCCGCGAAGAAGGATATTGCGTTTGTGGAGTTTGCGGATGAAGGGGCGGCTACAATTGCAAAGGATGCTTTGCACAACTTTAAGATTGATGGtgagacgaagatgaaa GTTACGTACGCGAGGAAGTAG
- a CDS encoding expressed protein, which yields MDEEMDVYSSDPYSSGYYSYYRSRFNPEPVERPPPITDYNIRFVEGSGSSHGKCIDLVFILDCTGSMQKYINSVRDHIIGICDMIRGEEGLNGPDDLRVAVVNYRDHPPQDSTYVYKFHPFTSDIPEVQNYLKGLTASGGGDGPEAVTAAMAATLTELEWRREAARMAVLVADAPPHGIGEGGDQFKQGDPDGHDPLVVARMMAQNGITMFMVACEDTLSGYSHAVDFFQAICNMTSGVMLPLTTADLLAMTIVGSVLENMDMERLIAEIGVEVAQRIKQKGESMQSVEEVAQELHERLLLRNEQTKQVRLPEVYVPHENAKKNVSTWMNAAYIGDAVPNILAVPGKRLTDKFRKQNYAAGFTYTPGGRLPPRRTSATPSATSAALPPTPSSPIHSSPPVTSSFSAASPPRRVVSDFKPFGAPASKNLSVFGAPMLSTPGPGGGMFGSMGRTPGAIGGMRDTKADEDDEDEDEEGARLRRDAISLDQARRIATQAVFRVARS from the exons ATGGACGAAGAAATGGACGTCTACTCTTCCGATCCATATTCTTCTGGATACTACTCCTATTACCGCTCTCGGTTCAACCCTGAGCCCGTGGAGAGGCCTCCTCCTATCACAGACTACAATATCCGGTTTGTTGAGGGAAGTGGATCGAGTCATGGAAAGTGCAT AGACCTTGTGTTCATCCTAGACTGTACTGGGTCCATGCAGAAGTACATTAACTCAGTTAGAGATCACATCATTGGGATTTGTGATATGATCAGAGGCGAGGAGGGGTTGAATGGACCAGATGATCTTCGAGTGGCT GTTGTCAACTATCGAGACCATCCTCCTCAGGATAGTACTTATGTATACAAGTTCCACCCTTTCACCTCTGACATCCCAGAGGTTCAGAACTACCTCAAAGGTTTGACTG CGTCTGGTGGTGGGGATGGGCCCGAAGCTGTGACAGCGGCAATGGCGGCAACTCTCACCGAGCTTgaatggagaagggaagcgGCGAGGATGGCCGTGCTCGTGGCGGATGCTCCACCCCACGGTATCGGGGAGGGTGGTGACCAATTCAAACAGGGTGACCCCGACG GGCATGACCCTTTGGTAGTCGCGCGAATGATGGCTCAGAACGGTATTACTATG TTCATGGTCGCTTGCGAAGATACCCTGTCTGGATATAGC CACGCTGTTGACTTTTTTCAAGCCATCTGTAACATGACATCAGGTGTTATGCTCCCCCTCACGACCGCTGATCTCTTGGCAATGACGATTGTCGGCAGTGTTTTGGAGAACATGGACATGGAAAGGCTGATAGCCGAAATTGGTGTTGAAGTGGCTCAACGGATTAAGCAGAAAGGAGAGTCAATGCAGAGCGTTGAGGAAGTAGCTCA GGAATTGCATGAACGTTTGTTGCTGCGTAATGAGCAAACCAAGCAAGTGCGTCTTCCAGAGGTCTATGTCCCACATGAAAAtgcaaagaagaatgtgTCGACGTGGATGAACGCCGCATATATCGGTGATGCCGTACCCAACATACTTGCT GTCCCGGGTAAGAGGCTCACAGACAAATTCCGAAAACAAAACTACGCTGCTGGCTTCACATATACACCTGGTGGCCGTCTTCCTCCGCGTCGCACATCTGCCACCCCATCAGCAACGTCCGCCGCCCTTCCTCCTacaccttcatcccctatccactcttcccctccagTGACCTCCTCGTTTTCCGCGGCTTCACCTCCCAGACGAGTTGTTAGTGATTTCAAACCTTTTGGAGCACCCGCTTCGAAAAACCTCAGTGTCTTTGGCGCGCCGATGCTCTCTACACCAGGTCCGGGAGGTGGAATGTTTGGCTCGATGGGGAGGACGCCAGGTGCGATTGGGGGTATGAGAGATACGAAggcggatgaagatgatgaggatgaagatgaggaaggggcAAGGCTTAGGAGAGATGCGATTAGTTTGGATCAA GCGAGGAGAATCGCGACCCAGGCCGTTTTCCGAGTCGCTAGGTCCTAA